The following DNA comes from Candidatus Binataceae bacterium.
TGTCGTGCCATGCACAGTACGCGAGGAACGCGATCTTCGCCGGCGCGTAGCCGAAACGTAATGTAAAGTAAAGGTTGAAGTCTTGCAGTTCGTAGGGTCCGATGATGTTTTCGGTGTAGGGTGTCGGGTCGGCCCCCGGGACTGCGCCCGGGACCAACTCCGGACTTATCGGAGTATCGAGGATTTCCTTTAGTACCGCGCCCACCGGTGTGCCCAGCCGCCCGGTGTGCGCGACCCACCGGACAACATGCTGGATCAGGGTCTTCGGCACGCTCGCGTTGACCGCGTAGTGCGACATGTGATCGCCCACGCCGTAGGTGCACCAGCCGAGCGCCAATTCGCTTAAGTCCCCGGTCCCCACGACGATGCCGTTGTTCTGGTTGGCAAGGCGGAAGAGAATACTGGTGCGCTCGCCCGCTTGGACGTTTTCGTAGGTGACATCATATTCGAGGTCGCCCCGTGCGTGCGGGTGCGCGATGTTCTTCAGCATCTGCGTGGCGCTCGGCCGGATATCGATCTCGTGCGCGGAGCATCCAACCGCGTCCATGAGGCGGCGCGCTTGCCCAAGGGTTCGATCACTCGTTGCGAAACCCGGCATGGTGTAGGCGAGGATGTTTTTGCGCGAAAGCCCGAGGCGATCCATCGCCTGTGCGCAGACCAGCAGCGCCTGGGTTGAATCCAGTCCGCCGGAAATACCCACCACCACCCGTTCGATGCCGGTCGCGCGCAGTCGTGTCGCCAAGCCCTGCACCTGGATTTCGTAGACTTCGGAACATCGTTCGTCGCGATACTTCGGGTCGGCGGGAACGTACGGGAAGCGTTCGTATACTCGGGTCGGCAGCATTCGTTCCGCGCACGGCAGCACGCTCGAAAAATCGATAATGCGAAATTCGGCCAGGTTGGCACGCTCGCGGCGAATCGAGTCGCCGAAACTGGTTTGTCGCATTCGCTCCTGCGTCAGGCGCTCGAGATCGATATCAGCGCAGATAAGTTGTGGCGTGTCACTGAAGCGCTGCGATTCCGCGAGCTTGGTTCCGTTCTCATAAATCATCGCGTGGCCGTCCCACGCCAGGTCGGTGGTCGATTCGCCGGGTCCGGCTGCGGAATAAAGATAGGCCGCCAGACATCGCGCCGACTGGCTGCCGACCAGCTCGCGCCGATAATCCGCTTTCGCGATGGTGATGTTTGAAGCTGAGAGATTTAAGAGTACCGTC
Coding sequences within:
- a CDS encoding NAD(+) synthase, whose translation is MKRGDNFFNLYNHDFVRVAVGIPPVRVADPIFNSRATIALMERAAESGALLALFPELGLSTYTCDDLFQQRALLDATEDALREVVAASREANLVAVVGMPVRADHLLFNCAVVVCRGAILGVVPKTFLPNYREFYEARQFAPADSARSKEIALGGARHVPFGTRLLFQHREQPLLVFAAEICEDLWTPIPPSASAALAGATVLLNLSASNITIAKADYRRELVGSQSARCLAAYLYSAAGPGESTTDLAWDGHAMIYENGTKLAESQRFSDTPQLICADIDLERLTQERMRQTSFGDSIRRERANLAEFRIIDFSSVLPCAERMLPTRVYERFPYVPADPKYRDERCSEVYEIQVQGLATRLRATGIERVVVGISGGLDSTQALLVCAQAMDRLGLSRKNILAYTMPGFATSDRTLGQARRLMDAVGCSAHEIDIRPSATQMLKNIAHPHARGDLEYDVTYENVQAGERTSILFRLANQNNGIVVGTGDLSELALGWCTYGVGDHMSHYAVNASVPKTLIQHVVRWVAHTGRLGTPVGAVLKEILDTPISPELVPGAVPGADPTPYTENIIGPYELQDFNLYFTLRFGYAPAKIAFLAYCAWHDKSRGAWPDIPAALRHQYGIAAIKANLRIFLHRFFELSQFKRSTIPNAPKVGSGGSLSPRGDWRAPSDGSSAPWLAALDLVPESD